Proteins from a single region of Schistocerca gregaria isolate iqSchGreg1 chromosome 3, iqSchGreg1.2, whole genome shotgun sequence:
- the LOC126353961 gene encoding protein yellow-like, with the protein MGPGVWTLALLVLLLVAAGEALHRPGHASRHGGRVRAAHRAGKAPPGTRSKGASQEPLLVTIKAAKELEFDFGDDGTLEKEMKATGRYDPKQVLGYDLTLDDHQRNRIFVTTPLVRRGIPVTLSTIPYDGEQSPLLKPYPNLEIHHTTEDSITDCNTQLVDVSRTTKTWADDDTLYALDNGALDLTTSPKNVCPPKIVIFDLRKDEIISSTVIQNAACNALYTYLWVDACPDGCLTAYSSDTRGNVLSVTDLTTGASKHLQSQYFHPKPGFFFTKAGGPAYYLPDGINGVTADESCDGKLYFQAFASNIQGVVDKQVIREACDGDVLDIKTQVGLPGELPGQSGVTTVDPKGQLLFFPVLDELAIYCWDTSKPHNRKNFHLIVQDDEHLQFVSSMEIDTKTQRLYIMSDRFTSYLSNTTNYSEDNYQILYIDIKDIEC; encoded by the exons ATGGGACCTGGCGTGTGGACGCTCGcgttgctggtgctgctgctggtggcgGCTGGTGAGGCTCTCCACAGGCCAGGCCACGCCTCGAGGCACGGAGGTCGAGTCAGAGCGGCCCACAGGGCCGGCAAGGCGCCCCCAGGGACGAGGAGCAAGGGCGCCTCCCAGGAGCCGCTGCTGGTCACCATCAAGGCCGCCAAAGAGCTCGAATTCGACTTCGGAGACGATGGGACGTTGGAAAAGGAAATGAAGGCCACCGGACGCTACGACCCAAAACAGGTTTTGGGATACGACCTAACAT TGGACGATCACCAGCGGAACCGCATATTCGTGACGACCCCGCTCGTCCGCCGCGGCATCCCGGTGACGCTGAGCACCATCCCCTACGACGGAGAGCAGAGTCCGCTACTGAAGCCCTACCCCAACCTGGAAATCCACCACACCACCGAGGACTCCATCACCGACTGCAACACCCAGCTGGTGGACGTCAGCAGAACGACC AAAACGTGGGCGGATGACGATACACTATATGCTCTCGACAATGGCGCTTTGGACCTGACAACGAGTCCCAAAAACGTGTGTCCACCAAAAATTGTTATCTTCGACCTGCGGAAAGATGAGATCATCAGTTCCACAGTTATCCAGAACGCAGCCTGCAACGCATTGTACACCTATTTATGG GTGGACGCGTGCCCGGATGGTTGCCTAACGGCTTACAGCTCCGACACCAGAGGCAACGTACTGTCTGTAACGGACCTCACTACTGGAGCCTCCAAACACCTCCAGAGTCAGTACTTCCACCCCAAGCCCGGCTTCTTCTTCACCAAGGCGGGAGGTCCAGCCTACTACCTACCGGACGGCATCAATGGAGTGACAGCCGATGAGAGCTGCGACGGGAAACTCTACTTCCAGGCGTTCGCCAGCAACATCCAGGGCGTTGTCGACAAGCAGGTCATCCGAGAAGCATGCGACGGGGATGTTTTGGACATCAAGACGCAG GTTGGTCTGCCAGGAGAATTACCGGGACAGAGTGGAGTAACGACAGTGGATCCGAAGGGTCAGCTGCTATTCTTCCCTGTTCTGGATGAATTGGCCATCTACTGCTGGGACACAAGCAAGCCTCACAACCGTAAGAACTTCCACCTAATCGTTCAAGATGATGAACATCTACAGTTTGTCAGCAGCATGGAAATAGACACCAAAACACAAAGATTATATATAATGAGCGATCGATTTACATCCTATCTGTCAAATACCACCAACTATTCTGAGGACAACTATCAAATTTTGTATATTGACATAAAGGATATAGAATGTTAG